A single region of the Thermococcus zilligii AN1 genome encodes:
- a CDS encoding phosphoribosyltransferase produces MKKFPARLASWEDIERWAKEGAWKILEENWRPDVVVGLARGGWVAARLYCDYLGVKDLVSLKVEHWGVTATPDGKAKLKYGSNYDLGGKRVLVVDDISDTGESLTLAKNYVEGQKPAEVRTATLLTIKGSRFKPDYYAEEIEWAWIVFPWNFVEDMINLVNNILEEREAVGTDEIIGLFKELHGLDVPKGKLEEALRMAERRKIFKFREGTWRKA; encoded by the coding sequence ATGAAGAAGTTCCCGGCAAGACTCGCTTCTTGGGAAGACATCGAAAGGTGGGCCAAGGAAGGCGCCTGGAAGATCCTGGAGGAAAACTGGAGGCCTGACGTCGTAGTAGGTCTCGCCAGGGGTGGCTGGGTCGCCGCCAGGCTCTACTGCGACTACCTGGGCGTTAAAGACCTCGTCAGCCTCAAGGTCGAGCACTGGGGCGTAACTGCAACGCCGGACGGAAAGGCAAAGCTCAAGTACGGTAGCAACTATGACCTGGGCGGCAAGAGAGTTCTTGTCGTTGACGACATCAGCGACACGGGAGAAAGCCTGACTCTGGCCAAAAACTACGTTGAGGGCCAGAAACCGGCTGAAGTCAGAACGGCAACCCTTCTGACGATCAAGGGTTCGCGCTTTAAGCCGGACTACTACGCAGAGGAGATTGAATGGGCGTGGATAGTCTTCCCCTGGAACTTCGTCGAGGACATGATAAACTTGGTGAACAACATCCTTGAAGAAAGGGAGGCAGTGGGCACCGACGAGATCATCGGGCTTTTTAAGGAACTCCATGGCCTGGATGTTCCAAAGGGCAAGCTGGAGGAAGCCCTGAGGATGGCGGAAAGGAGGAAGATTTTTAAGTTCAGGGAAGGAACGTGGCGCAAAGCCTGA
- a CDS encoding ABC transporter permease — protein sequence MEVETIIFLLKTSLMAMVPIVLTSVGAVWSERAGVVSIGYEGVILASAFFGAIFAEISGHASIGLLGGLFIGALFGMLHGILTVYLKGDHVIPGIGINLLAAGLVPFGIMAYWGTAGQHQLPFKLWHFKIGNSEFSPMILVTVIVAIATWWVLFRTPLGLRVRACGENPEAADALGINVEKYRFWSTVYGHALAGLAGAYMSVDWLGLVHKTMSGGRGFIALANMVFSNWNPLLSLIGGWLFGFFDALAIWLAPKHIVPEQFIYMLPYIMTLVIVAGIIGKAKPPKWDGKPYKRE from the coding sequence ATGGAGGTTGAGACCATCATTTTCCTCCTGAAGACGTCTTTAATGGCCATGGTGCCGATAGTCCTCACGAGCGTCGGTGCCGTTTGGAGCGAGAGGGCTGGGGTTGTAAGCATAGGCTATGAGGGAGTCATACTGGCGAGCGCTTTCTTCGGGGCAATATTTGCAGAGATCAGCGGACACGCCAGTATAGGCCTTCTGGGGGGCCTCTTCATCGGGGCCCTGTTCGGGATGCTCCACGGCATCCTCACGGTCTACCTCAAGGGAGACCACGTCATACCGGGTATAGGCATAAACCTCCTGGCGGCCGGATTGGTGCCCTTCGGCATCATGGCCTACTGGGGAACGGCCGGACAGCACCAGCTTCCCTTCAAGCTCTGGCACTTTAAGATAGGGAACAGTGAGTTCAGTCCGATGATCCTCGTTACGGTAATAGTAGCAATAGCCACATGGTGGGTTCTCTTCAGGACCCCGCTCGGGCTCCGCGTCAGGGCCTGCGGCGAGAACCCCGAGGCGGCGGACGCTCTCGGAATAAACGTCGAGAAGTACCGCTTCTGGTCAACGGTATACGGCCACGCACTGGCCGGTCTTGCCGGGGCCTACATGAGCGTTGACTGGCTTGGACTCGTCCACAAGACTATGTCGGGCGGAAGGGGCTTCATAGCACTCGCCAACATGGTGTTCAGCAACTGGAACCCGCTGCTGTCGCTCATCGGGGGCTGGCTCTTCGGCTTCTTCGACGCCCTGGCAATTTGGCTCGCTCCAAAGCACATAGTGCCGGAGCAGTTCATCTACATGCTACCCTACATCATGACCCTCGTGATCGTCGCCGGAATAATAGGAAAGGCAAAGCCACCGAAGTGGGACGGAAAACCGTACAAGAGGGAGTAA
- a CDS encoding ABC transporter ATP-binding protein, with protein sequence MKDIVKVYHDGTKALSGVDLTVYPGEILGLLGENGAGKTTLMKILFGMLKPTSGKIFVRGREVHFKSPSDAISMGIGMVHQHFTLVEVFDALHNIILGMEGHGLFSRTDVESAKERIQKLMEDLNFRVPLDVPVENLPVGVQQRVEILKMLYRKVDVLILDEPTAVLTPIEVEELFQVLRKLKSEGKTIIFISHKLNEVMEITDRVTVIRKGKVVGTVDTRDATPQLLARMMVGRDVVLRIEKPPKEPGKPVLQVRDLWVKGDRGEEAVRGLSLEVREGEIFGIAGVEGNGQTELIEAITGLRKPEKGEIRLNDLDITGKSPRELYDLGMAHIPEDRTNMGLILDMSVTENSILGLQWRKKFQRFRGVIHWGKARKHTSELIEKFDISAPGTEAPVKSLSGGNQQKLIVAREVSKEPVLIVASQPTRGVDVASTEYIRNYLVRLRNEGKAVLLVSADLDEVIQLSDRMGIMYEGEFMGVVKPNEVTIEEIGMMMGGIRYEELGKARGE encoded by the coding sequence ATGAAGGACATAGTCAAAGTCTACCACGATGGTACAAAGGCCCTTTCCGGTGTTGACCTCACGGTTTATCCGGGGGAGATCCTCGGGCTCCTCGGCGAGAACGGCGCCGGGAAAACAACCCTCATGAAGATCCTTTTCGGCATGCTAAAACCAACTTCCGGTAAAATCTTCGTTAGGGGGCGGGAAGTCCACTTCAAGAGCCCCTCGGATGCGATTTCTATGGGCATCGGGATGGTTCACCAGCATTTTACCCTCGTTGAGGTTTTTGACGCCCTCCACAACATCATCCTGGGCATGGAGGGTCACGGCCTTTTCTCGAGGACAGACGTAGAGAGCGCGAAGGAAAGGATTCAGAAACTGATGGAAGACCTGAACTTTCGGGTTCCCCTCGACGTCCCGGTAGAGAACCTCCCGGTGGGGGTACAGCAGAGGGTGGAGATCCTCAAGATGCTCTACCGCAAAGTCGACGTCCTGATCCTCGACGAGCCAACGGCTGTCCTGACGCCAATTGAAGTCGAAGAGCTCTTTCAGGTCCTCAGGAAGCTCAAGAGCGAGGGCAAGACGATAATATTCATCAGCCACAAGCTCAACGAGGTAATGGAGATCACCGACAGGGTCACCGTCATAAGGAAGGGCAAAGTGGTAGGAACCGTTGACACCAGGGACGCGACGCCTCAGCTTTTAGCGAGGATGATGGTGGGCAGGGACGTCGTCCTCAGGATAGAAAAGCCCCCGAAAGAACCCGGAAAGCCAGTCCTCCAGGTCAGGGATCTCTGGGTTAAAGGGGACAGGGGGGAGGAGGCCGTCAGGGGACTCTCCCTCGAGGTGAGGGAGGGCGAGATATTCGGCATAGCCGGCGTTGAGGGTAACGGGCAGACAGAGCTCATAGAGGCCATAACAGGGCTAAGAAAGCCAGAAAAAGGCGAGATAAGGCTCAATGACCTCGATATAACGGGCAAATCTCCAAGAGAGCTCTACGATCTCGGAATGGCCCACATACCGGAGGACAGGACGAACATGGGGCTCATCCTTGACATGAGCGTCACAGAGAACTCCATCTTAGGCCTGCAGTGGAGGAAGAAGTTCCAGCGCTTCAGGGGGGTTATCCACTGGGGTAAGGCCAGAAAGCACACCAGTGAGCTCATAGAGAAGTTCGACATCTCTGCCCCGGGAACCGAGGCACCGGTTAAGAGCCTGAGCGGAGGCAACCAGCAGAAGCTCATCGTCGCCAGGGAAGTCAGCAAAGAACCCGTTTTGATAGTGGCCTCCCAGCCCACGAGGGGCGTTGATGTCGCCTCAACGGAGTACATAAGGAACTACCTCGTCAGGCTCAGAAACGAGGGTAAGGCGGTTCTTCTCGTCTCAGCCGACCTCGACGAGGTTATCCAGCTCAGCGACAGAATGGGAATAATGTACGAGGGAGAGTTCATGGGCGTTGTAAAGCCCAACGAAGTCACGATCGAGGAGATAGGCATGATGATGGGAGGTATACGCTATGAGGAGCTCGGGAAGGCCAGGGGTGAGTGA
- a CDS encoding metal ABC transporter solute-binding protein, Zn/Mn family, with protein sequence MKARALLLILLLAVMGIPFSEASRAKPLVVVSIGPLASIVSEAFGDTVDIATLIPLGADPHEYQLTAGQVELLKKAAVIVTTGGHLPVEGRMADLKNEGVITGELLLIDDYRLEGFRYLPEWWYNNKDNPHGTWLDPDNAVAIASATEKALEKVDPTNAQEYRSKFEKFREKVEAIKYAYSGFVEKNMSAVIDTPPVQYAIEWLGIRAVASIKPEEEVPAQGVDQVLPRARGSDVIVYSLQSPDQLKKAALELSEKSEKPVAGITVFWEGKPYTEVLRENAISVLKASEKEVISINKSSGGFDLAYLLSALLAGLSLGTALGYILKS encoded by the coding sequence ATGAAGGCGAGGGCGTTACTGCTCATACTCCTGCTCGCCGTGATGGGCATACCCTTTTCAGAGGCCTCCAGGGCGAAACCCCTGGTAGTGGTAAGCATAGGGCCGCTGGCGTCGATAGTGAGCGAGGCCTTTGGGGACACGGTTGATATAGCCACGCTGATTCCGCTCGGAGCCGATCCCCACGAGTACCAGCTAACTGCTGGACAGGTCGAGCTCCTTAAAAAGGCCGCCGTCATAGTAACGACCGGCGGTCACCTCCCCGTCGAGGGCAGGATGGCCGATCTGAAGAATGAGGGAGTAATCACCGGCGAACTGCTCCTTATAGATGACTACAGGCTAGAGGGCTTCCGCTACCTTCCCGAGTGGTGGTATAACAACAAGGACAACCCCCACGGCACATGGCTAGACCCGGATAATGCGGTGGCGATCGCCTCAGCCACGGAGAAGGCCCTTGAGAAGGTTGACCCAACAAACGCCCAGGAATACCGCTCGAAGTTCGAGAAATTCAGGGAGAAGGTCGAGGCGATAAAATACGCTTACTCCGGCTTTGTTGAGAAAAACATGAGTGCTGTGATAGACACGCCCCCCGTCCAGTACGCCATAGAGTGGCTCGGGATAAGGGCGGTTGCCTCAATAAAGCCCGAGGAGGAGGTTCCCGCTCAGGGTGTTGACCAGGTTCTTCCCAGGGCCAGGGGATCCGATGTTATAGTCTACTCACTCCAGAGCCCGGATCAGCTGAAGAAAGCCGCCCTCGAGCTCTCGGAGAAGAGCGAAAAGCCCGTTGCAGGGATAACGGTTTTCTGGGAGGGGAAGCCTTACACGGAAGTCCTGAGGGAGAACGCAATTAGCGTGCTGAAGGCCAGTGAAAAGGAGGTCATTAGCATAAACAAGAGCTCCGGAGGCTTTGACTTAGCGTATTTGCTCTCAGCCCTGCTGGCCGGACTCTCCCTGGGAACTGCGCTGGGCTACATCCTAAAAAGCTGA
- a CDS encoding ABC transporter permease → MRSSGRPGVSEILEKINFRAFVESIIAVAVGFLIGAIILLAFNYNPAEAYTALFRGGLASIDNIAATLHYSTPILLTALTFAIGARTGIFNIGAESSFYLGAIAAVAFTNIWGNLWFGLLMGMALGALWALPAALLKVYRGVHEVISTIMLNWIGWYLISWLIVGPYADPNNPIKTIKVPENARLPTIGNTVLSWGFIIAVVAAILVYFILWHTTLGFGMRASGYNQRAARYGGISPRAAMMWSFIIGGMASGLGGAMKIMGEYPGYAISQGGSNIYGFGFDGIGVSLVGRNHPLGIILSAIFFGMLKAGTSEMQQTGVPLEIVKLIQGIIIITVAIPGLYDLLKKGLRRAA, encoded by the coding sequence ATGAGGAGCTCGGGAAGGCCAGGGGTGAGTGAAATCCTCGAGAAGATCAACTTCAGGGCCTTTGTTGAGAGCATCATCGCTGTAGCCGTGGGCTTCCTCATAGGGGCCATAATCCTCCTCGCCTTCAACTACAACCCCGCTGAGGCCTACACTGCACTATTCAGGGGAGGGCTTGCATCAATCGATAACATAGCTGCCACGCTCCACTACTCCACTCCAATACTCCTCACGGCCCTCACGTTCGCCATCGGTGCCAGAACTGGAATATTCAACATTGGGGCGGAGAGCTCCTTCTACCTGGGGGCCATAGCGGCGGTAGCCTTCACTAACATCTGGGGCAACCTCTGGTTCGGCCTCCTCATGGGAATGGCCCTCGGGGCGCTTTGGGCCCTTCCGGCGGCTCTCCTCAAAGTCTACCGCGGCGTCCACGAGGTCATCTCCACCATAATGCTCAACTGGATAGGCTGGTATCTCATCAGCTGGCTCATAGTCGGTCCCTACGCCGATCCCAACAACCCAATAAAGACGATCAAGGTTCCTGAGAACGCAAGGCTCCCCACTATCGGGAATACCGTGCTCTCCTGGGGCTTTATAATCGCGGTTGTTGCGGCGATCCTGGTTTACTTCATCCTCTGGCACACGACGCTGGGCTTTGGAATGAGGGCAAGCGGCTACAATCAGAGGGCAGCCAGATACGGGGGAATAAGTCCCAGAGCGGCTATGATGTGGTCTTTCATAATAGGCGGAATGGCCAGCGGGCTCGGCGGCGCGATGAAGATAATGGGTGAGTACCCCGGATACGCAATAAGCCAGGGAGGGTCCAATATCTACGGCTTTGGCTTCGACGGGATCGGCGTTTCACTCGTCGGCAGGAACCACCCGCTCGGGATAATCCTCTCGGCGATATTCTTTGGAATGCTCAAGGCCGGAACCTCGGAGATGCAGCAGACAGGCGTTCCGCTGGAAATCGTCAAGCTCATACAGGGCATCATAATCATAACCGTCGCGATACCTGGCCTGTATGATCTCCTCAAAAAGGGCCTTAGGAGGGCTGCGTGA